Proteins encoded by one window of Cyanobium sp. NS01:
- a CDS encoding DUF1269 domain-containing protein — MSSLVVVGFPKIEEAEAVRRELVTIQREQLIALEDAVVVDHDNDGQVHLRQALNLTAAGALGGGFWGTLVGLLFLNPLLGAAVGAGVGAASGSLSDVGINDDFMRELGETLPPGTAALCLLVREASPDRVIERLRTHAPHARLLLTNLSHTDEDQLRDLLEKARQQAEALRLG, encoded by the coding sequence ATGAGCAGCCTGGTGGTGGTGGGCTTCCCCAAGATCGAGGAAGCCGAAGCCGTGCGGCGCGAACTGGTGACGATCCAGCGCGAGCAACTGATCGCCCTTGAGGATGCCGTGGTGGTCGATCACGACAACGACGGACAGGTGCACCTGCGCCAGGCCCTCAACCTCACCGCCGCCGGCGCCCTCGGCGGCGGCTTCTGGGGCACCCTGGTGGGGCTGCTGTTCCTCAATCCCCTGCTGGGAGCGGCCGTGGGGGCCGGCGTCGGCGCCGCCTCAGGCTCCCTCTCCGATGTCGGCATCAACGACGATTTCATGCGGGAACTGGGGGAAACCCTGCCCCCCGGTACCGCCGCCCTCTGCCTGCTGGTGCGCGAGGCGAGCCCTGATCGGGTGATCGAGCGCCTGAGGACCCACGCCCCCCATGCCCGCCTGCTGCTCACCAACCTCAGCCACACCGACGAAGATCAGCTGCGGGATCTGCTGGAGAAGGCACGCCAACAGGCCGAGGCCTTGCGGCTCGGCTGA
- a CDS encoding RNA helicase — protein MRESWSEPEPPPRRGRPAESSGGGGEPLEQGLDRLVSAGRHLVDGVSGARPGSRPSARAAGRGAGGLPRLNELGRWVETKLDWILDEEDSWREPWEESQDGSGRSRSGPGRFPPASPAPSASSLAGADPSPLQAPRRPLEAISRRGASRPSAEPPARQDGEGEDWPDEDSFALPRWQRPLTSRPETAAGPTERQRPAAKAPAAPGRSLPRSSRRRSTE, from the coding sequence ATGCGCGAATCCTGGTCCGAGCCTGAACCACCGCCGCGGCGCGGACGGCCCGCCGAGTCCTCCGGGGGCGGCGGCGAACCCCTGGAGCAGGGGCTGGATCGGCTGGTGTCGGCAGGACGCCATCTGGTGGATGGGGTGTCGGGGGCTCGCCCGGGCTCGCGTCCTTCGGCTCGCGCTGCCGGCCGTGGCGCCGGCGGGCTGCCGCGCCTCAACGAGCTGGGCCGCTGGGTGGAGACCAAGCTCGACTGGATCCTCGATGAGGAGGACTCCTGGCGCGAACCCTGGGAGGAGTCCCAGGACGGTTCGGGCCGCTCCCGATCCGGCCCCGGCCGCTTCCCACCGGCATCGCCGGCGCCATCGGCATCGTCGCTTGCAGGGGCTGACCCCAGCCCACTCCAGGCTCCGCGCCGCCCGCTGGAGGCGATCTCCCGCCGCGGCGCCTCCCGGCCCAGCGCTGAGCCGCCTGCGCGGCAGGATGGGGAGGGGGAAGACTGGCCCGATGAGGACAGCTTCGCCCTGCCCCGCTGGCAGCGCCCCCTCACCTCCCGTCCGGAAACGGCGGCGGGTCCCACGGAGCGGCAACGGCCAGCCGCCAAGGCCCCTGCGGCGCCGGGGCGCTCCCTGCCCCGCTCCAGCAGGCGGCGGTCTACTGAGTAG
- a CDS encoding SprT family zinc-dependent metalloprotease, which translates to MPLEPLLPLFHRLNREHFEARLAPGGVPLLELRWSDGRMRRTAGLYRRGRRADGRDLCEIVLSRPLLDPLPREALLSTLCHEMIHAWVDRVLQVREVHGPHFRARMAAINAAQQGFEVSLRHRYPLPGGGTSTASRWIARCPRCGLTAPYRRRVRGLACRVCCERHHGGRWHASCLLDFSEPGRTPGQGV; encoded by the coding sequence GTGCCGCTCGAGCCCCTGCTGCCGCTGTTTCACCGGTTGAACCGGGAGCACTTCGAGGCCCGCCTCGCCCCTGGCGGCGTGCCCCTGCTCGAGCTGCGCTGGAGCGATGGCCGCATGCGCCGCACCGCCGGCCTCTACCGCCGCGGGCGCCGCGCCGACGGCCGCGACCTCTGCGAGATCGTGCTGTCGCGGCCGTTGCTGGATCCCCTGCCCCGGGAGGCCCTGCTCAGCACCCTCTGCCACGAGATGATCCACGCCTGGGTGGACCGGGTGCTGCAGGTGCGGGAGGTGCATGGCCCCCACTTCCGCGCCCGCATGGCCGCCATCAATGCGGCCCAGCAGGGTTTCGAGGTGAGCCTGCGGCACCGCTACCCCCTGCCGGGCGGCGGCACCAGCACCGCCAGCCGCTGGATCGCCCGCTGCCCCCGCTGCGGCCTCACGGCCCCCTACCGCCGCCGCGTGCGTGGGCTCGCCTGCCGCGTCTGCTGCGAGCGCCACCACGGCGGCCGCTGGCATGCCAGCTGCCTGCTCGACTTTTCCGAGCCGGGCCGCACCCCTGGGCAGGGTGTCTAG